In Thermosynechococcus sichuanensis E542, a single genomic region encodes these proteins:
- a CDS encoding Tll0287-like domain-containing protein, which produces MVRIFLMGLLLVFLWLQSSPAALASVNPDELGKAVTAIEQLDQMRIGLASTLEGSTTEPTLDTFKAVCAPVGKKAKEMAAANGWQVRQVAFKYRNPNHAPRTALEVQALNRFDNNRQLQAFWQTDAEGVHYFRRIDVQASCLACHGAKNQRPAFIQEKYPSDRAYGFRVGDLRGMYAVTIPQIQQALQTSP; this is translated from the coding sequence ATGGTGCGCATCTTTCTCATGGGTCTGTTGCTGGTGTTCCTATGGCTCCAGAGTTCGCCGGCCGCTTTGGCCAGTGTGAATCCCGATGAACTGGGGAAAGCCGTAACCGCCATTGAACAGTTGGATCAAATGCGCATTGGTCTTGCCTCTACCCTCGAGGGCAGTACCACCGAACCCACCCTTGACACCTTTAAGGCCGTCTGTGCCCCTGTGGGCAAGAAAGCCAAGGAAATGGCTGCCGCCAATGGCTGGCAAGTGCGTCAGGTGGCCTTCAAGTACCGCAACCCCAACCATGCCCCACGCACAGCGCTGGAAGTGCAGGCTCTCAATCGTTTTGATAACAATCGTCAACTCCAAGCCTTTTGGCAAACGGATGCTGAAGGGGTGCACTACTTCCGTCGGATTGATGTTCAAGCCAGTTGCCTTGCCTGTCATGGGGCTAAAAATCAGCGTCCTGCCTTTATTCAAGAAAAATATCCCAGCGATCGCGCCTATGGCTTCCGCGTTGGCGATCTGCGGGGCATGTACGCTGTGACCATTCCGCAAATTCAACAGGCACTCCAAACCTCACCCTAG
- a CDS encoding DUF3122 domain-containing protein, translating to MKRWQRVLLVILLVVPLWLAVSPSSPAMIRTIEEAPNQVVVQSRHQLRDNHGFTWQVILFSRPGQLQLRLVGFPEQYHFRHPDPLVLITSSGQTLTAVDDFPKADTVANVGQFDLLPLASQLPKSESLVLRPPLEEQGIEIAVPAAVAIEWHALIEGV from the coding sequence ATGAAACGTTGGCAGCGTGTTTTGCTGGTGATCCTGCTCGTGGTTCCCCTGTGGTTAGCGGTATCCCCCAGTAGTCCTGCCATGATTCGCACGATTGAGGAGGCTCCCAATCAAGTGGTGGTGCAGTCGCGGCATCAGTTGCGCGATAATCATGGCTTCACGTGGCAGGTGATTCTCTTTTCCCGTCCTGGCCAGTTGCAGTTGCGCTTAGTGGGGTTTCCCGAGCAGTACCACTTTCGCCATCCCGATCCCTTGGTGCTAATCACGTCGAGCGGTCAAACCCTCACAGCCGTAGATGACTTTCCCAAGGCAGACACCGTTGCCAATGTGGGACAGTTTGACCTGTTGCCCCTCGCCTCGCAATTGCCCAAGAGTGAATCTTTGGTGCTGCGTCCGCCCCTAGAGGAGCAGGGGATTGAGATTGCCGTTCCCGCTGCTGTGGCGATCGAGTGGCACGCTCTCATTGAGGGAGTCTAG
- a CDS encoding anthranilate synthase component I, translating to MAGSFGLVGGDTPLIFPCQPWLWCSLPLRGRTGRAVFQQLFLAEPIAVLLESPAQAPTPQARYSICAGSPRGDRQWPLSLGEVLPTLHRFPQCDVVPEAVRHLPFTGGWLGWLGYELAWEIEALPPLKPDPLPFPVAFWYEPAAFAVLDHQDDLLYLAASTPSQLVALQEALAETPPADSLWVPDRPGSIELAAGWQPDTYKAAVRQILHHIRAGDIFQANLSARFCHYGSVDPWQQYLRLQQINPSPFASFWQTPWGYIVSCSPERLVQVQGDRVQTRPIAGTRPRGQTPAGDRAYAEELLSNIKEQAEHIMLVDLERNDLGRVCQWGSVVVDELLTLEYYSHVMHLVSNVRGKLQPGLSPVDVIRALFPGGTITGCPKVRCMEILADLEPFPRNLFYGSCGYWDQRGHLDLNILIRTLLVARDRQTTWGQVGAGIVADSDPQREWQESLSKAQALLLALGTPTPISTCS from the coding sequence TTGGCTGGTTCGTTTGGGTTGGTTGGGGGTGACACACCATTGATCTTCCCCTGTCAGCCGTGGCTATGGTGCTCTTTGCCGCTGCGGGGTCGCACGGGTCGCGCCGTTTTTCAGCAGCTATTTTTGGCGGAGCCGATTGCCGTTCTCCTCGAAAGCCCAGCCCAAGCCCCCACCCCCCAAGCGCGTTACTCCATTTGTGCGGGTTCCCCCCGGGGCGATCGCCAGTGGCCACTCTCCTTGGGTGAAGTCCTGCCGACCCTACACCGCTTTCCCCAATGTGACGTGGTTCCCGAAGCGGTGCGCCATCTGCCCTTTACTGGTGGCTGGTTGGGGTGGTTGGGGTATGAGTTGGCGTGGGAAATTGAAGCCCTCCCCCCCCTAAAACCCGATCCGCTCCCTTTTCCAGTGGCCTTTTGGTATGAACCCGCCGCCTTTGCCGTCTTGGATCATCAGGACGATCTCCTCTACTTGGCGGCTTCGACTCCTAGCCAACTAGTGGCGCTGCAAGAGGCGCTTGCGGAAACACCCCCTGCGGATTCTCTCTGGGTGCCCGATCGCCCCGGCAGCATTGAACTAGCCGCTGGCTGGCAGCCCGACACTTACAAAGCCGCCGTTCGCCAAATCTTACATCATATTCGCGCCGGGGATATTTTTCAGGCTAATCTGTCGGCACGCTTTTGCCATTATGGCTCTGTTGATCCTTGGCAACAATACCTGCGGCTTCAGCAGATTAACCCCTCTCCCTTTGCCAGTTTTTGGCAGACCCCTTGGGGCTACATTGTCAGTTGCTCACCGGAACGCTTGGTACAAGTTCAGGGAGATAGGGTGCAAACTCGACCCATTGCCGGTACCCGTCCGCGCGGCCAAACCCCAGCGGGCGATCGCGCCTACGCCGAGGAACTTCTCAGCAATATCAAAGAACAGGCCGAACACATTATGCTTGTGGATTTAGAGCGCAATGACTTGGGGCGGGTGTGCCAGTGGGGCAGTGTGGTGGTGGATGAACTGCTAACACTGGAGTACTACAGCCATGTGATGCACTTGGTGAGCAATGTGCGCGGCAAATTGCAACCGGGGCTGTCCCCCGTGGATGTGATTCGTGCCCTCTTTCCCGGCGGCACAATTACCGGCTGTCCCAAGGTGCGCTGCATGGAGATTTTGGCTGACCTAGAACCCTTTCCCCGTAACTTGTTCTACGGTTCCTGTGGCTACTGGGATCAGCGAGGGCATTTGGATTTGAATATCCTCATCCGTACCCTCTTGGTGGCTCGCGATCGCCAAACGACGTGGGGACAGGTAGGGGCTGGTATTGTGGCCGACAGTGATCCACAGCGGGAATGGCAAGAATCCCTGAGCAAAGCCCAAGCCCTGCTCCTTGCCCTCGGAACACCCACGCCCATCAGCACCTGTTCCTAG